Proteins from a genomic interval of Drosophila melanogaster chromosome 2R:
- the Ir60a gene encoding ionotropic receptor 60a: MWCNNPGLIIIIFLGQILNLCQGIVNLSNETANTVIFMLPEKDLGPDVWKAGVGCLDSFAQIFFFRNPKERFTRAYNLMLVHAFHLSSPADQIQEGFSKLINEAVTNPGPPDREELFQMRVASDYNITNGTEDKGELILADNYVIVVDSVDRLKELMKKKIVEMRSWNPGARFLVLFHNATCRNRPLGVASNIFKDLMEMFYVHRVALLYANSTMNYNLLVNDYYSNVNCRILNVQSVGQCHDGKLYPNNAVVKASMQDYVSGFSPRNCTFFACSSISAPFVEADCILGLEMRILGFMKNRLKFDVNQTCSLESRGEMDGPANWTGLLGKVQNNECDFVFGGYYPDNEVADHFWGSDTYLQDAHTWYIKMADRRPAWQALVGIFEAYTWIGFILILIISWLFWFTLVMILPEPKYYQQLSLTAINALAVTISIAVQERPICETTRLFFMALTLYGLNVVATYTSKMIATFQDPGYLHQLDELTEVVAAGIPFGGHEESRDWFENDDDMWIFNGYNISPEFIPQSKNLEAVKWGQRCILSNRMYTMQSPLADVIYAFPNNVFSSPVQMIMKAGFPFLFEMNSIIRLMRDVGIFQKIDADFRYNNTYLNRINKMRPQFPETAIVLTTEHLKGPFFILVVGSCWAALTFIGELIIHRWRTQLVSTSEQQDRRSDKRRRRRRRRKPEKDNRWQRQVQVAPVVRFTPVKRRKVFQGQTSQK, from the exons ATGTGGTGTAATAATCCGGgtctcatcatcatcatctttcTGGGGCAGATTTTAAACCTGTGCCAGGGGATAGTGAATCTTTCGAATGAGACGGCCAACACGGTCATCTTCATGCTGCCCGAAAAGGACTTGGGTCCCGATGTGTGGAAGGCTGGAGTGGGCTGCCTCGATAGCTTCGCCCAAATCTTCTTCTTTCGCAACCCGAAGGAGCGCTTCACCAGAGCCTATAACTTGATGCTGGTGCACGCCTTTCATCTGTCCAGTCCGGCGGATCAGATCCAGGAAGGATTCAGCAAACTGATCAACGAAGCAGTCACGAATCCAGGGCCGCCGGACAGGGAGGAACTCTTCCAAATGCGCGTGGCCAGTGATTACAACATCACGAATGGGACCGAAGACAAGGGAGAGCTGATCCTAGCGGACAATTATGTGATAGTGGTGGACTCGGTGGATCGATTAAAAGAGCTAATGAAGAAAAAAATTGTCGAAATGCGATCCTGGAATCCAGGAGCGCGTTTTCTGGTGCTCTTTCATAATGCGACTTGTCGGAATCGACCGCTTGGCGTAGCCTCCAATATTTTCAAGGACCTCATGGAAATGTTTTACGTGCACCGAGTTGCTCTTCTCTATGCCAACTCCACCATGAACTACAATCTGCTGGTCAATGATTACTACAGCAATGTAAACTGCAGGATTCTGAATGTCCAGAGCGTGGGCCAGTGCCACGATGGCAAACTTTACCCCAATAATGCTGTCGTTAAGGCCTCCATGCAGGACTACGTATCAGGATTCAGTCCCAGGAACTGCACCTTTTTTGCCTGTTCCTCCATCTCTGCTCCCTTTGTGGAGGCCGACTGTATCCTGGGACTAGAGATGAGGATCCTGGGGTTCATGAAAAATCGACTGAAATTCGAT GTAAACCAAACCTGCAGCCTGGAGTCACGTGGTGAAATGGATGGCCCAGCTAACTGGACTGGATTACTGGGGAAAGTCCAGAACAACGAGTGCGACTTTGTCTTCGGCGGCTATTATCCGGACAACGAGGTGGCGGACCATTTTTGGGGATCCGATACCTATCTGCAGGATGCGCACACGTGGTACATAAAAATGGCCGACAGAAGACCCGCCTGGCAGGCGTTGGTGGGTATTTTCGAAGCCTACACCTGGATTGGATTCATCCTGATTCTAATAATCAGCTGGCTGTTCTGGTTCACCCTGGTTATGATTCTTCCGGAGCCGAAGTATTACCAACAGTTGAGTCTTACGGCCATTAATGCCCTGGCCGTCACCATATCGATAGCCGTCCAGGAACGACCCATTTGCGAGACGACGAGGCTGTTCTTCATGGCCCTGACTTTGTATGGCCTGAACGTGGTGGCTACATACACGTCCAAGATGATAGCCACCTTCCAGGATCCCGGCTACCTTCACCAGCTGGACGAGCTGACGGAAGTGGTGGCCGCGGGTATTCCGTTTGGCGGCCACGAGGAGAGTCGCGACTGGTTCGAGAATGACGACGACATGTGGATCTTTAACGGATACAACATTTCGCCGGAGTTCATTCCGCAATCGAAGAACCTGGAGGCGGTGAAGTGGGGCCAGCGGTGCATCCTGAGCAACCGGATGTACACGATGCAGAGTCCCCTGGCGGACGTCATATACGCCTTTCCCAACAACGTTTTCAGCAGTCCGGTGCAGATGATCATGAAGGCGGGATTCCCCTTTCTCTTCGAGATGAACAGCATCATCCGCCTCATGCGCGACGTGGGCATTTTTCAGAAGATCGACGCGGACTTTAGGTACAACAACACGTACCTCAACAGGATCAACAAGATGCGCCCCCAGTTCCCGGAAACGGCTATCGTCCTGACCACGGAGCACCTGAAGGGACCCTTCTTCATCCTGGTGGTGGGCAGCTGCTGGGCCGCCCTCACGTTCATTGGCGAGCTAATAATCCACAGATGGCGAACCCAGCTGGTCAGCACGAGCGAGCAGCAGGACAGGAGGAGTGacaagaggaggaggaggaggaggaggaggaagccAGAAAAGGATAACCGCTGGCAGCGACAAGTTCAAGTGGCTCCAGTCGTTCGATTTACGCCAGTCAAACGACGCAAAGTTTTCCAGGGACAAACAAGTCAAAAGTAA